A region from the Rufibacter sp. DG15C genome encodes:
- a CDS encoding gliding motility-associated C-terminal domain-containing protein has translation MSIQPYIRKAILISALMLSLSALHATAQSFEWVQTAGTTMQYAGALARKIQVDAAGNTYVVGNFLHNVIFDGREFESTSPLGNPDVYLAKYDKGGRLSWVRRYGGKGGEDAIDFALDPQGNVYIVGFFTKANPGDNHEIGGASLHLDGSDREFFLAKLSPSGDLVWLRQSYDSGLARPDWPQIAVDPLGNVIFQGTFKGEMRIGSTVLKNDGRSVGLFVVKLSPAGEVLWGNTQVASINFLEGPDQLTRDFVEAAGLTTDASGNIYYTGIFRGTLSFKGEQVRSKAQDVYLVKLDPDGRQAWHRVVSGYLGETSMDVEVDVKGNPHLLLYAVDPEVGGIRANNGAGTYVAKFDGSGKPYQVSSIIEEGFCPAIAIDGNGRVYATGYISGTAKVGDQVLNLSTGEAEAVVICQDREGRLEWVRQAGGPGFVMGTDIQLDGAGSAYVLGEFRGDISFDDLQVRTKAASRPETKDFYTIDMVVARMKLPVSVTQVSIPNIFTPNGDGVNDVFTVANLPKDSPVRMRIYSRWGTLVADLKDGTKGWEAYNSAEGLYFYNIEIAGELKKGWVELVR, from the coding sequence ATGTCCATTCAACCTTACATAAGGAAAGCAATCCTTATTTCAGCGCTCATGCTTTCCCTCTCTGCCTTACACGCCACCGCCCAGAGTTTTGAGTGGGTGCAGACGGCGGGCACAACCATGCAATACGCTGGTGCCTTAGCCCGGAAGATACAGGTCGACGCGGCTGGAAACACCTACGTAGTGGGCAACTTCTTGCACAACGTGATATTCGATGGGAGGGAATTCGAGTCCACCTCCCCGCTAGGGAACCCAGACGTCTACCTGGCCAAGTACGACAAGGGCGGAAGGCTCTCCTGGGTGAGAAGATACGGCGGAAAGGGGGGCGAGGACGCCATCGACTTCGCGCTCGACCCGCAGGGGAACGTATACATCGTCGGGTTCTTCACCAAGGCGAACCCGGGCGACAACCATGAGATAGGCGGGGCCAGCCTGCACCTTGACGGCAGCGACCGTGAGTTCTTCCTGGCAAAACTCAGCCCGTCCGGGGACCTCGTCTGGCTCAGACAGAGCTACGACAGCGGCCTTGCCAGGCCCGACTGGCCGCAGATCGCCGTGGATCCACTGGGAAACGTCATCTTCCAGGGAACGTTCAAGGGGGAGATGCGGATCGGGAGCACGGTACTCAAGAACGACGGAAGGAGCGTCGGCCTTTTCGTGGTGAAGCTGAGCCCTGCCGGAGAGGTGCTCTGGGGCAACACGCAGGTGGCTAGCATCAACTTCCTGGAAGGGCCGGACCAGCTGACCCGGGACTTCGTGGAGGCTGCCGGCCTTACTACCGACGCATCCGGCAATATCTACTACACCGGCATCTTCCGGGGGACCCTGAGCTTCAAGGGAGAGCAGGTAAGGAGCAAGGCACAGGACGTGTACCTAGTGAAGCTGGACCCGGATGGCCGGCAGGCCTGGCACAGGGTGGTCTCAGGATATTTGGGGGAGACCTCCATGGACGTGGAGGTCGACGTAAAAGGGAATCCCCACCTCCTTTTATATGCCGTTGACCCGGAGGTGGGTGGCATACGGGCGAACAACGGGGCGGGTACCTATGTGGCCAAGTTTGACGGCTCCGGCAAACCCTATCAGGTCTCCTCCATTATCGAGGAAGGATTTTGTCCCGCCATCGCCATCGACGGGAATGGCCGGGTATATGCCACCGGCTACATCTCCGGTACGGCAAAAGTGGGGGACCAGGTGCTGAATCTGAGTACCGGCGAAGCGGAGGCTGTCGTCATCTGCCAGGACAGGGAGGGCAGGCTGGAGTGGGTGAGACAGGCCGGGGGGCCTGGTTTCGTGATGGGGACCGACATCCAGCTGGACGGTGCCGGAAGCGCCTACGTCCTGGGGGAGTTCAGAGGTGATATTTCGTTTGACGACCTACAGGTCCGTACCAAGGCCGCCTCCCGACCTGAGACGAAGGACTTTTACACGATAGACATGGTTGTCGCCAGGATGAAACTCCCCGTCAGTGTGACGCAGGTCTCCATCCCCAACATCTTCACCCCCAACGGTGACGGTGTGAACGACGTTTTCACGGTTGCCAACCTGCCCAAAGACTCCCCTGTCCGGATGAGGATCTATAGCCGATGGGGCACGCTGGTGGCAGACCTGAAGGATGGAACGAAAGGCTGGGAAGCCTACAACAGTGCAGAGGGCTTATACTTTTACAACATTGAAATCGCAGGCGAACTGAAAAAAGGATGGGTGGAGCTCGTTAGGTAA